A genomic region of Gemmata massiliana contains the following coding sequences:
- a CDS encoding DUF1963 domain-containing protein, producing MADADIPLGHSKLCGHPDVPGGFEWPAADDVPCWFIAQFNLAEMRLLKTGFCLPRAGLLSFFYHEDSGPPGPGSRVYFFPPKGLRRADVVVDPRYGTQFHNSHLHPRLLTLSQGYRLPDEIRRYGLTPRERAVWADPKDPRAPAVIGRDDPENFDYFHEMFHRRFSPTIHRLFGVPRFEAKYPAPRGHQLLSTFGQMGDRLNFYVRKGDLDQMEFGQVKVVLECT from the coding sequence GTGGCCGACGCAGACATCCCGCTCGGCCATTCCAAGCTGTGCGGCCACCCGGACGTCCCCGGCGGCTTCGAATGGCCCGCTGCCGATGATGTTCCGTGCTGGTTCATCGCTCAGTTTAACTTGGCCGAGATGCGATTGCTGAAAACCGGTTTTTGCCTCCCCCGGGCGGGGCTGCTGTCGTTCTTCTACCACGAGGACAGCGGTCCGCCGGGTCCGGGCTCACGCGTGTATTTCTTCCCGCCCAAAGGGCTGCGCCGTGCCGACGTGGTAGTGGACCCGAGATACGGGACGCAGTTCCATAACAGCCACCTCCACCCACGGCTCCTCACGCTGTCCCAGGGGTACCGCCTACCGGACGAAATTCGGCGGTACGGGTTGACGCCCCGTGAGCGCGCGGTGTGGGCGGACCCGAAAGATCCTCGCGCTCCAGCCGTGATTGGCCGGGACGATCCCGAGAACTTCGACTACTTCCACGAGATGTTTCACAGGCGCTTCTCCCCAACGATCCACCGCCTGTTCGGCGTTCCGCGATTCGAGGCCAAGTACCCGGCCCCGAGGGGACACCAGTTGCTGTCCACCTTCGGTCAGATGGGCGACCGGCTGAACTTTTACGTTCGGAAGGGAG